In Dehalococcoidia bacterium, a single genomic region encodes these proteins:
- a CDS encoding dockerin type I repeat-containing protein: protein IPADITWLRDEIVWPQPGTIAPPFTPGWVYDVGLDTGMFKEAICQKIAYTPTPTPTTTPTPTTTPTPTPTPTPTPTTTPTPSPTVTPTPGTSVAVDCCPSVPVSGSCDVDITISTSDPDGIGSATITLTVDTAVVTVGNIAAGDLGTVYSNTVGSTTTMSTATGSSPGPTGTVTFATVTLNAVGSSGECSDLDIEVTSMYDGTAGDPQPITPSPVTDCSFCIGTVRLEGDVHPLGSGNDAIDSADFQLVAQHIVHTITLTGDDFLAADVNDGGTVDAADLQLVAQYLVGTITAFPGGTYIP from the coding sequence ATACCCGCGGACATAACTTGGTTGCGGGACGAAATTGTATGGCCCCAGCCCGGTACCATAGCCCCGCCATTCACACCGGGGTGGGTGTATGATGTTGGACTGGATACTGGCATGTTCAAGGAAGCCATCTGCCAGAAGATTGCATATACGCCAACGCCTACGCCAACTACTACACCTACACCTACTACTACACCTACTCCTACACCCACACCCACGCCTACTCCTACTACTACACCTACTCCTTCGCCAACAGTTACACCTACTCCAGGCACCTCGGTAGCTGTTGATTGCTGTCCGAGTGTACCTGTGAGTGGCTCTTGTGATGTCGATATTACCATAAGTACCAGTGATCCAGATGGCATAGGTTCAGCTACCATAACGCTTACCGTTGATACGGCTGTTGTTACTGTAGGCAATATAGCCGCTGGGGACCTCGGCACTGTTTACTCGAATACGGTGGGTAGCACTACCACCATGTCAACGGCCACAGGGAGTTCGCCTGGGCCAACAGGTACCGTAACATTTGCCACCGTTACATTAAATGCGGTAGGCAGTTCTGGAGAATGTAGCGACCTGGATATCGAGGTAACATCGATGTATGATGGGACGGCGGGCGATCCACAACCGATAACGCCAAGCCCAGTTACCGATTGCAGCTTCTGTATTGGGACAGTGAGACTGGAGGGTGATGTCCACCCGCTTGGCAGTGGCAATGATGCTATTGATTCGGCAGACTTTCAACTGGTAGCCCAGCACATAGTGCATACTATAACGCTGACTGGCGATGATTTTCTCGCTGCCGATGTCAATGACGGTGGCACGGTTGACGCAGCAGACCTGCAGTTGGTGGCGCAATACCTTGTCGGGACGATTACAGCATTCCCTGGGGGAACGTATATTCCCTGA
- a CDS encoding cohesin domain-containing protein encodes MINRKEGVPMVIRKISAVVLASVIALMLTAMPVALADPGTSVSIEDALDVAVGGNADVQLRINTDEANGIGSATLTLTVNTAVVTVAGVASGVLGTVFSNTAGGVTTMTWATGSSPGPSGDLLFATVTLHAEGSAGECSDLDIAITSMYDATAGNPQPIIPSPVDDGQFCIAGATPTPTPTPTPTPTPTPTPTPTPTPTPTPTPTPTPTITPTPTPTPTPTPTPTPTPTPTPTPTPTITPTPTPTPTPTPTPTPTICTTWEFPHGLIQDPTAVFPRLYNCPDIDLPTYTEPDALVVVWYYDEATMVWEWFKPGWPESTLETLENGNIYLITVTEACTWEIP; translated from the coding sequence ATGATAAATAGAAAGGAAGGTGTGCCAATGGTAATCAGGAAGATATCAGCCGTAGTTTTGGCGTCGGTGATTGCCTTGATGTTAACGGCGATGCCGGTAGCACTGGCCGACCCAGGCACATCGGTATCTATTGAAGACGCTTTAGATGTAGCCGTTGGGGGCAATGCCGATGTCCAACTAAGAATAAATACCGATGAAGCTAACGGCATAGGTTCAGCTACCCTAACGCTTACAGTTAATACCGCTGTTGTTACAGTGGCCGGTGTAGCGTCTGGAGTTCTTGGCACCGTTTTTAGCAATACCGCGGGCGGTGTCACCACCATGACGTGGGCCACAGGGAGTTCACCCGGGCCAAGTGGTGATTTGCTGTTTGCTACAGTGACATTACATGCAGAAGGTAGTGCCGGCGAGTGCAGCGACCTGGATATTGCTATAACATCTATGTACGATGCGACGGCAGGCAATCCACAGCCGATAATACCTAGCCCAGTGGATGACGGCCAATTTTGCATCGCAGGGGCAACACCTACGCCTACGCCTACACCTACTCCTACTCCTACTCCAACACCTACACCTACTCCTACACCAACACCGACGCCAACACCTACTCCTACACCAACGCCAACAATAACACCTACACCAACCCCTACTCCTACACCAACACCAACCCCTACTCCTACACCAACACCTACTCCTACACCAACGCCAACAATAACACCTACACCAACACCAACTCCTACACCAACACCTACTCCTACTCCGACAATATGTACCACTTGGGAGTTCCCGCATGGTCTCATCCAAGACCCAACGGCGGTTTTCCCCAGGCTTTATAATTGCCCGGATATTGACTTGCCTACCTACACGGAGCCCGATGCGCTAGTAGTAGTGTGGTACTACGATGAGGCTACCATGGTGTGGGAGTGGTTCAAGCCAGGCTGGCCAGAGAGCACCCTGGAGACTTTAGAAAATGGCAACATATACCTCATCACCGTAACAGAGGCATGCACCTGGGAGATACCTTAG
- a CDS encoding zinc-dependent alcohol dehydrogenase family protein, whose amino-acid sequence MKAQILRGISPVENRPLELVDMPIPQPRSKEILVRVSACGVCHTELDEIEGRLKPNLPIVLGHEIIGRVKSLGSGVTRFKVGDRVGIAWIYSACGKCHFCKEGNENLCFDFQGTGCQANGGYSEYTTVSEDFAYLILDRFTDSQAAPLLCAGAIGFRDFRLSGVKPGQSLGLFGFGASAHIVIQLAKYRGCQIFVFTRSEEHRSLAEKLGAVWTGRAEDDPPQRLTCAIDFTPVGETVPSALRVLEKGGRLVIAVIRKRNPIPPLDYARLLWDEKEIKSVANVTRKDAQDFLPLAAEIPIIPEVQEFGLEEANEALVLLKKGKIQGAAVLRMD is encoded by the coding sequence ATGAAAGCTCAAATACTAAGGGGGATCTCTCCAGTTGAAAATCGGCCTCTGGAATTAGTAGATATGCCAATTCCCCAACCGAGGTCAAAAGAGATCTTGGTGAGGGTTTCGGCCTGCGGGGTTTGCCACACCGAGCTGGACGAAATTGAGGGAAGGCTCAAGCCCAATCTCCCGATAGTTCTAGGCCATGAAATCATTGGCCGGGTTAAAAGCCTGGGTTCGGGGGTGACTAGATTCAAAGTCGGAGATAGAGTGGGTATTGCCTGGATATATTCTGCCTGTGGTAAATGCCATTTCTGCAAAGAGGGCAATGAAAACCTGTGCTTTGATTTTCAAGGAACCGGGTGTCAGGCTAACGGCGGCTATTCTGAATACACCACGGTCTCAGAAGATTTCGCCTACTTGATCCTCGACAGGTTCACTGATTCCCAAGCAGCACCCCTTTTATGCGCCGGGGCGATCGGTTTTCGCGATTTCAGGCTTTCCGGGGTTAAACCTGGGCAGAGCTTGGGCCTTTTCGGGTTCGGGGCCTCAGCCCACATTGTGATTCAGTTAGCCAAATACCGGGGTTGCCAGATTTTTGTATTCACCAGGAGCGAAGAGCATCGAAGTCTGGCTGAAAAACTGGGAGCAGTCTGGACCGGTAGAGCGGAAGATGATCCCCCTCAGAGGCTTACCTGCGCAATCGATTTCACCCCAGTAGGAGAGACTGTGCCTAGTGCCTTGAGAGTGCTCGAAAAAGGCGGGAGGTTGGTAATAGCGGTGATTAGAAAGAGGAATCCCATTCCACCTTTAGACTATGCCCGGTTGCTATGGGATGAAAAGGAGATAAAGAGTGTAGCTAACGTCACCAGAAAGGATGCTCAAGATTTCCTTCCCCTGGCTGCTGAGATCCCCATCATCCCTGAGGTTCAAGAGTTCGGACTGGAAGAGGCAAACGAAGCCCTCGTTTTACTGAAGAAAGGGAAGATCCAGGGAGCTGCGGTACTGAGAATGGATTAA
- a CDS encoding histidine phosphatase family protein, with the protein MTTTVLLARHGQTHSNVTGFYAGWSNEYLNEVGYTQARRLSSRLASLPVSAVYTSPLRRTFSTATILAEPHRLEPELLDDLIEIRLGDWEGLHVDEIERRWQELWQQSMTDPTELTMPNGESLREVTDRAIRALEWVVGGNRGKHALIVTHEVVVKVLVAHVLGVSNSIYRGFEIGNASLSVIRVTNSSYQLATINDTSHLE; encoded by the coding sequence ATGACCACCACCGTCCTTCTTGCCCGACACGGGCAAACCCATTCAAATGTTACTGGTTTCTACGCAGGCTGGTCGAACGAATACCTGAATGAAGTTGGCTATACCCAGGCACGCCGCTTGTCTTCGAGGCTTGCCAGCCTCCCCGTCTCCGCAGTCTATACCAGTCCACTTCGTAGGACATTCTCTACTGCAACGATTCTCGCTGAACCTCACCGGCTTGAGCCAGAGCTATTGGACGACCTCATCGAAATTAGGCTTGGCGACTGGGAGGGGTTGCATGTAGACGAGATCGAACGGAGGTGGCAGGAGCTCTGGCAGCAGTCGATGACTGACCCTACAGAGCTAACCATGCCTAACGGTGAGAGTTTGAGGGAGGTAACCGATCGGGCAATTCGAGCACTTGAGTGGGTGGTAGGAGGCAACCGGGGCAAGCACGCATTAATCGTTACTCATGAAGTTGTGGTAAAGGTATTAGTGGCGCATGTTCTCGGTGTATCGAATAGTATCTATCGCGGGTTTGAGATCGGTAATGCGTCGCTCAGTGTGATACGAGTTACCAATAGTAGTTATCAGCTCGCCACTATAAATGATACGTCGCATTTGGAGTGA
- a CDS encoding SCP2 sterol-binding domain-containing protein → MPYFKDSDECDKILGGFFRQMAEEVKKGDEEIVEIQNKLAEISLIVKFVWRDPVLTLTMDFTQDPFEIHINDDTITPTATFTLTADNGHKFWHGQINLAKALTTKTIVARGPIPKILKLLPVIKPLYIRYPAYLKEQGRADLVLSE, encoded by the coding sequence ATGCCCTATTTCAAGGATTCCGATGAATGCGATAAGATTCTGGGCGGCTTCTTTCGTCAAATGGCGGAGGAAGTGAAGAAGGGAGATGAAGAGATCGTTGAAATACAGAACAAGCTGGCCGAGATCAGCCTGATCGTAAAATTCGTCTGGCGTGATCCTGTGCTGACCCTCACAATGGACTTCACCCAAGATCCCTTCGAGATTCACATCAATGATGATACCATCACCCCGACGGCGACCTTCACTCTGACAGCAGACAATGGACACAAGTTCTGGCATGGCCAGATTAACCTGGCCAAGGCCTTAACCACAAAAACCATTGTGGCACGAGGCCCTATTCCCAAAATCCTGAAGCTGTTGCCTGTGATCAAACCGCTCTATATCAGATATCCAGCCTATCTGAAAGAACAGGGACGCGCCGATCTGGTGTTAAGCGAATAA
- a CDS encoding acyl-CoA dehydratase activase, protein MKNGLITAGIDIGSTTSKAALWIDDHLGSHVIGPSTTNPRATARECYERVLQDAGLQDDDVAYIVGTGYGRAKVSFAHENISELSAHGRGAKTLLPSARTVIDIGGQDTKVVLLDAGGQMLEYVMNDKCAAGTGRFLDFIARSLGISVEDLEKLHASGDYQPVRLSSMCSVFIESEVINLVNDEVPLPFIVQGLHRSIANRVAALAKRVGLVEDVVITGGVAKNAGVVDALQRNLRVTLKTFPDGVDPQMMGGIGAAVIAKEMYLKRNK, encoded by the coding sequence TTGAAGAACGGGTTGATTACTGCCGGCATAGACATAGGCTCCACTACTAGCAAAGCGGCGCTGTGGATCGATGATCACCTGGGGTCTCACGTCATCGGCCCCAGCACAACGAATCCGCGTGCGACGGCACGCGAATGCTATGAAAGGGTTCTTCAGGATGCCGGACTGCAGGACGATGACGTTGCATATATCGTTGGCACAGGCTATGGTCGGGCCAAGGTATCTTTCGCGCATGAGAACATATCCGAGCTTTCGGCCCATGGAAGGGGAGCCAAGACCTTGCTGCCATCGGCGCGCACCGTCATTGATATTGGCGGACAGGATACCAAGGTGGTGCTTCTAGATGCCGGCGGGCAGATGCTCGAATACGTCATGAATGATAAATGCGCTGCGGGAACCGGCCGTTTCCTGGACTTTATTGCTCGCAGCCTAGGCATTAGTGTGGAGGACCTGGAGAAACTACATGCGAGTGGCGACTACCAGCCGGTAAGGCTCAGCAGTATGTGCAGCGTGTTCATTGAGTCGGAGGTCATCAACCTGGTCAACGATGAGGTTCCCCTGCCATTCATCGTCCAGGGGTTACATCGATCCATCGCCAATCGTGTCGCCGCCCTGGCCAAGAGGGTGGGTCTAGTGGAGGATGTGGTCATTACCGGGGGAGTGGCCAAGAATGCTGGCGTGGTGGATGCTCTGCAGCGAAATCTACGGGTCACACTCAAGACATTTCCCGACGGCGTTGACCCCCAGATGATGGGAGGCATCGGAGCCGCTGTCATAGCCAAGGAGATGTATCTCAAGCGAAATAAATAG